One genomic window of Notamacropus eugenii isolate mMacEug1 chromosome 6, mMacEug1.pri_v2, whole genome shotgun sequence includes the following:
- the DNAJC15 gene encoding dnaJ homolog subfamily C member 15 isoform X1 — MPRKGKRNKTIEGYFLGEQAFPPFLSDEEEQCLPSGKDTEIKASVSQPTQWAQAMEKLKKNFENQVREVEEKLGREMREMKEKHEQQISSLLKETQKNVEEINTLKTSLTQLAKEVQKANEEKNAFKSRISQMEKEIQKLTEENSSFKTRMAQMEAKDFVRKHDIIIQNQKNGKMEDNVKYLIGKTTDLENRFRRDNLKILGLPESHDQKKSLDIIFHEIIKENCPEILEPEGKINIQGIHRAPHERDPKRETPRNIVAKFQNSQVKEKILQAARKKQFKYCGNTIRITQDLAASTLRDRRAWNRIFQKSKELGLKPRITYPAKLSIILQGKKWSFNEIEDFQAFLMKRPELKRKLNFQTQE; from the coding sequence atgcccagaaaaggaaaaagaaataagactattgaaggctactttcttggagaacaggcatttcctcccttcctttctgatgaggaagaacaatgcttaccatcaggcaaagacacagaaatcaaggcttctgtgtcccagcccacccaatgggctcaggccatggaaaagctcaaaaagaattttgaaaatcaagttagagaggtggaggaaaaactgggaagagaaatgagagagatgaaagaaaagcatgaacagcagatcagctccctgctaaaggagacccaaaaaaatgttgaagaaattaacaccttgaaaactagcctaactcaattggcaaaagaggttcaaaaagccaatgaggagaagaatgctttcaaaagcagaattagccaaatggaaaaggagattcaaaagctcactgaagaaaatagttctttcaaaactagaatggcacagatggaggctaaggactttgtgagaaagcatgatatcataatacaaaaccaaaagaatggaaaaatggaagataatgtgaaatatctcattggaaaaacaactgacctggaaaatagattcaggagagacaatttaaaaattttgggactacctgaaagccatgatcaaaagaagagcctagacatcatcttccatgaaattatcaaggaaaactgccctgagattctagaaccagagggcaaaataaatattcaaggaatccacagagcaccgcatgaaagagatccaaaaagagaaactcctaggaacattgtggccaaattccagaattcccaggtcaaggagaaaatattgcaagcagctagaaagaaacaattcaagtattgtggaaatacaatcaggataacacaagatctagcagcctctacattaagggatcgaagggcatggaataggatattccagaagtcaaaggaactaggactaaaaccaagaatcacctacccagcaaaactgagtataatacttcaggggaaaaaatggtctttcaatgaaatagaggattttcaagcattcttgatgaaaagaccagagctgaaaaga